A section of the Schistosoma haematobium chromosome ZW, whole genome shotgun sequence genome encodes:
- the SSR3_1 gene encoding SWI/SNF and RSC complex subunit Ssr3, variant 2 (EggNog:ENOG410V7QX~COG:U): MVVKITKEDERLLEEYSQAASKSSEKLVYVNAIMISSIPIWLFWGVHKMPLIANSFLYVIISLASTFLISIAYKNSKTPLMEKIAIRRTEAITKEVNNEAGRDKKLSKKNREDVNYSVSMLLAAGATAFLSSGKGSF; the protein is encoded by the exons ATGGTCGTTAAAATTACCAAGGAGGATGAAAGACTCTTGGAAGAATACAGTCAAGCAGCTTCGAAAAGTTCTGAAAAGCTAGTTTACGTTAACGCCATTATGATATCTTCGATTCCTATCT GGTTATTTTGGGGCGTTCACAAAATGCCTCTGATAGCTAATTCATTCTTGTATGTAATCATTTCACTGGCCTCAACCTTCCTCATATCTATCGCATACAAAAATTCAAAAACGCCTTTGATGGAAAA GATTGCTATCCGTCGAACCGAAGCAATTACTAAAGAAGTCAATAACGAAGCTGGTAGAGACAAAAAGTTGTCGAAGAAGAACAGAGAGGATGT GAATTACTCTGTATCGATGTTACTCGCTGCCGGCGCAACTGCTTTCTTGTCATCCGGGAAAGGATCATTTTGA
- the SSR3_1 gene encoding SWI/SNF and RSC complex subunit Ssr3 (EggNog:ENOG410V7QX~COG:U~BUSCO:EOG091G0QS4): MVVKITKEDERLLEEYSQAASKSSEKLVYVNAIMISSIPIWLFWGVHKMPLIANSFLYVIISLASTFLISIAYKNSKTPLMEKIAIRRTEAITKEVNNEAGRDKKLSKKNREDVVRERTKKVADYESTTFSIFYNNCLFLLVLLLLSAVLHHFSNQVNYSVSMLLAAGATAFLSSGKGSF; encoded by the exons ATGGTCGTTAAAATTACCAAGGAGGATGAAAGACTCTTGGAAGAATACAGTCAAGCAGCTTCGAAAAGTTCTGAAAAGCTAGTTTACGTTAACGCCATTATGATATCTTCGATTCCTATCT GGTTATTTTGGGGCGTTCACAAAATGCCTCTGATAGCTAATTCATTCTTGTATGTAATCATTTCACTGGCCTCAACCTTCCTCATATCTATCGCATACAAAAATTCAAAAACGCCTTTGATGGAAAA GATTGCTATCCGTCGAACCGAAGCAATTACTAAAGAAGTCAATAACGAAGCTGGTAGAGACAAAAAGTTGTCGAAGAAGAACAGAGAGGATGT TGTCCGTGAACGAACTAAAAAGGTTGCTGATTACGAATCTACGACTTTCTCAATATTTTACAATAATTGTCTATTTCTCCTAGTCTTACTGTTACTTTCTGCCGTCCTTCATCATTTTTCGAATCAAGT GAATTACTCTGTATCGATGTTACTCGCTGCCGGCGCAACTGCTTTCTTGTCATCCGGGAAAGGATCATTTTGA